The Echinicola jeungdonensis genome segment ATCAAATGATTGCATCAATCGTACCGTTAGGAGGTTCTTATTGCCATTTCGAAGTAAGATACAATTATAATTTAATTTATAAAAAATTAATATATATGTAGATAGTTAATCCCAGTTTCTTTGATCTAAATTTACTAAAACCTACCTGTATTACATGAAAAAGGAGGTTCCTTTTGGAACCTCCTTATGGATATATTCAGAAATTGGGATTACATCATGCCGCCCATTCCTCCTCCGCCCATTGGAGGAACTGAAGCACCACCTTCTTCTTTGATGTCAGCTACCACACATTCGGTAGTCAACAACAAGGAAGCAATGGATGCTGCATTTTCAAGAGCCAGGCGGGTCACTTTGGTTGGATCAATTACACCTGCTTGGAACAAGTCTTCAAAAACATCGGTACGAGCGTTGTAGCCGAAGTTTCCTTCGTTTTCACGAATCTTATTGATTACAACAGATCCCTCCGCACCTGCATTGGAAACAATAGTTCTCAACGGAGACTCAAGGGCTTGTTTTACAATGTTGATACCGGTATCCTGGTCTTCGTTTTCACCTTTAAGGTTATCCAAAGAGACTAAAGCTCTGATGAATGCCACACCACCACCAACTACAACACCTTCCTGAACGGCTGCTCTGGTAGCATGAAGGGCATCATCTACCCGGTCCTTTTTCTCTTTCATTTCCACTTCAGTGGCTGCACCGATATACAAGATTGCTACACCACCAGAAAGCTTGGCAAGTCTTTCTTGAAGTTTTTCCTTGTCGTAATCGGATGTGGATTTATCGATTTGCGCTTTTATTTCAGCAATTCTTGCTTCGATAGCAGATTTTTCACCCGCACCTTTGACAATGGTGGTGTTATCTTTGTCGATGTTAACTTTATCTGCAGTACCCAAATATTCGATGGAAGCGTTTTCCAACTTGTAGCCTCTTTCTTCAGAGATTACAGTACCACCAGTTAGGATGGCGATGTCTTCCAACATTGCTTTTCTTCTGTCACCAAAACCTGGAGCTTTAACGGCAGCAACTTTGAGGGCACCTCTGATTTTGTTAACTACAAGGGTTGCCAAAGCTTCCCCGTCAACGTCTTCAGCAATAATCAATAGCGGCTTCCCAGACTGAGCAACCGGCTCAAGAACAGGAAGCAACTCTTTCATAGCAGAAATCTTCTTGTCATAAATAAGGATGTATGGGTTTTCCAGTTCGGCTTCCATTTTCTCCGTATTGGTAGTGAAATAAGGAGAAAGGTACCCTCTGTCAAACTGCATACCCTCTACAGTTTTTACTTCTGTTTCAGTTCCTTTGGCTTCTTCTACAGTGATTACACCATCTTTGCCTACCTTTTCCATGGCATCGGCGATCATTTTACCGATTTCCTCGTCATTGTTGGCAGAGATAGTACCTACTTGGGCAATTTCCTTTGAAGTTGAAATTGGATTGGAGTTGGATTTAAGTTCAGCAACAACTTTAGCTACCGCTTTGTCAATACCTCTTTTAAGGTCCATTGGGTTAGCACCGGCAGCCACATTTTTGATACCTACATTAAAAATAGACTGAGCAAGCACGGTGGCTGTAGTAGTACCATCACCCGCATTATCAGCGGTTTTTGATGCCACCTCTTTTACCAATTGAGCACCCATATTTTCAATTGGCTCTTCCAATTCAATTTCTTTGGCTACAGAAACACCATCTTTTGTGATGGTCGGAGCACCAAACTTTTTGTCGATGATTACATTTCTACCCTTTGGGCCTAAGGTCACCTTAACTGCGTCTGCAAGAGCATCGACACCTTTTTTCAATCGGTCCCTTGCATCTGTATCGAAAAATAATTCTTTAGCCATTGTTATTTCTTTTTAGTTTGTTGTTAAAATTAAACTACTTCAAGTATTGATTAGAGAACAGCAAAAATGTCTGATTCCCTCATGATCAAATAATCATTGCCCTCCACTGAAAGCTCTGTGCCGGCATATTTCCCATAAAGAACAGTGTCACCTACCTTTACAGTGAGTGGTTCGTCTTTTTTTCCGTTACCAACTGCCACTACGGTACCTTTTTGTGGTTTTTCTTTGGCAGTATCTGGAATATAAAGGCCGGAGGCTGTTTTTTCTTCAGCTGCAGCAGGTTCTACCAGAACTCTATCTGCAAGAGGTTTGATGTTTACTTGTGACATAATTGTATTGTTTTTTTTAAGTTAGATGCTTTGATTTCTGAACCCTTTATTACATTTCTTGTGCCAAGTGTTGATTCTATTTTTAATAGGTCAATTGTCTGACATAAAGTCGTGAAAATGTAGGATAGGGTTGTCATGTGTGTTTTTGGGTTATCGGAGGAGCTGTCATTTTTACTTTGGGCCATTAGAAAGTATGTCAGTTTTTTATTAAATTCTATAAAAAAGTGAGATTCCTATGAAAACTTTGTCAGAAAACTGGATTTCAGAAGGCTTGATTGATTTTGAGTATAAAAAATATATCCTTCTAGCTTACCTTAAAGAGGTGGATCGTCATTTCAATGAAGTGAAGCTTTATCCATCTTTAGCTGATCTTATTAGACATTATCAAAAATTAAAAGGGTTATCTGAAGAAAAGGATACCTTAAGTAACAGCTTTCCCAAAAGGTTGGCAGGTTTGGATATAAAAAAGATGGTCCTTAAACACCAGCCATTGCTGGAGGATGATGAAATGATGAAAGAACTGGAAGAAATTATTTCTTATTCCATGCCCATGATCAAACATCATATTGACCAAGGGAAATCCATTTATGATTTTATAGAAAATCATCTGGAAATTGAACCTGTAGGGCTTTCTCCTATTTATCAAAAGGAGGGGTATGTCTTTTTTTCTTATGACAAAACCCGGGAAATCTATGTTTACAGGTATAAAATGAAATTGTTTGAAAGCAGTTTGGAAAAATTAAGAGGGATTGCTTTGAATTTTTTGTTAAAAATGACAACCAGCTTGACCAATACGTTTGAGCGAATAAAAATGGACCTTGTTAAAAATTATAAAGAATTACCAAACCCTGCCACTTGGTTGATTAATAGCACCAATTTAGTTCCACTTGAGGAAAGTCTGGTTCCTGTTAGCAAAAGGTTATTGATGCGAGTTATAGACTAAAAAAAAAGTCCCGGGCTGGTCCGGGACTTTAAGATTTGAAATGAATTAGTTTTTATTTTTCCACCAAAACAGGCTCTGCTTTTTTGGAGTTATTGAGATCACCATTATCCAAATCTTCGTTAGTTGTTGAAAATTCATTGCCTTTTTTTTCTGTAATTTCCCGGTCCATCCCTTTTTTGATAACGTCATCACCGGGTTTGCCAAATAGTATTCTAAATCTTTCCTTGTTGTTTTTTGCAAGTTTCATATCACTTACAATGTCATACCATTCGTGGAAAACCAAATAAACAGGGTTGTAAGATTTTACGGGCTTGGTGATGCCATAATTAGGTCTTTCTTGTTCTGCCATGAAAGTTCCAAAAATCCGGTCCCAAATGATGAAAGTTGATCCATAGTTTTTGTCAAGATAATGTTCATCACTTGCATGATGTACCCTATGATGGGAAGGTGTGGTAAATATGTATTCTATGGGAGCAGGCAGTTTTTTGATGTATTCTGTATGAATCCAAAATTGATACAAAACTGCAATTTGGTGGCAAATAAAGAAAACAAAAGGATCAAATCCAATCATTACCACCGGTACAAAGAATATAAACTTAATATGCTGGGTCCAACTTAATCGAAATGAAACGGAAAAGTTATATTTTTTTGAATTGTGATGGGTGACATGGGTGGCCCACCAAAACCGCTGTTCATGGGCAACCCGGTGTGCCCAGTAACGGGCAAAATCAATGGCCACAAAACAGGGGAGGAAAGACCACCAAGCGGGTGGAATTTTCCAAGGAACAAGGTTCCAAAAAAACAGCACTGCACTGAAAAGGGCCACTTTGATCAAGGCACTAATGCCAACATTGATCAAGCCAATTGAGGCAGCTGCTAAAAAATCTTTTCTATCATATGTGTCTTTATTTTGATAAATACTGACGCCCCATTCAAGAAAGACCAAAGCAAACATCACAGGGGCTGCCCACAGAATGACATTAGGCCAATCCATAGCCCCAATATCCTCAAGACTTACATAGTTGTCAAACATAAAATTGAATTAATTGATTCTATATTGGCAAAGTTAAAAGGTATGAATAATGTTAGAACCTAGCAAATAAAAGTGACCTTTTGAAAGTTATTGATAGTTAAATGGCTGAAAAAATAAGAAAACAAAAAAAAATAACCTGGCAGTCTGCCAGGTTATTTTTTTTTGTTTTTGGAAATTTTATTGTCCGCTTGCTGTATCAGCAGGGCTAATGTCTTGATTCTCTTCCTCCTCTGCAGGAAGGATGCTTTCATTGTCATCAAAAGCAGGGGTTATCATTTGATCCCTGGCACTCTCCACGTTGGGAGAAACAAATTCCTCAGAAACATTGGTGCCCTTAAAGGCCGATGTTCCCAGGGAAAGAACCAAGATAGCGATAGCCAATACCCAGGTAGCCTTTTCCAAAATATTGCCGGTTTTGGTAACCCCCATGATCTGAGAGGCACTACCACCAAATGCCGCACCAACGCCTCCTTTAGAGTTTTGGCCTAGGATGACCAAAATTAATAAAACGGCCAAAATAATGATGACACTGATCAATACAGTAAACATGTTATAGCTATTTTAATCTTTTAATTCGTTTATTAAGTTCGCAAAGTAAGCTTTTTTCTTTGGAAACTTCAAGATTAATTTCTCATAAATTTTTATGGCTTTCTCTTTCTTCCCTTGCTTGCTTAATAATTTGGCATAGGATTCTGATAAAAGGTTTTCATTAAGTTGGGTGCTGTGGATAGAAAGATCCTGGTTTTTCTCAGTATTTTCATTTTCCTTTATTGCGGCCAACTTGATGTTTTTCTTATTGAAAGAACTGATAATATCACCCTGTTCGCGCTTTCGGACATCATTAATAATCTTTTTTTCCTTCTTTTTGATGGATTCAATCAGGTCTTCGGCAGCTGAGCTTTTGTTGGTTTTTGGAGGGCTTTCATCCTGGGAAGGAGAAAGCTTTTCTTTATTTTTTAACTTTGCCAAGTTTTCTTCCAACTGTTTTAAAACTGCTTCCTTCGAAGATGAACCTGTTTTGAGAGCATCCTGATTATCATTGTCAGCAGGGTTGTTTTCAGTTTTTGGTTCTGATGAAGGATTAGTCCTGGGAGGGCCAATGATAGGAGAAGGGTTTCCTTTAATAAAATCCAAATCATTAAGGATCAATTTTTTTAGCCAAGACCTGTTTGGACTTTGTACCGCCGCCCAATGAAGCAATTCCTTGGATTCTCCCTTTGAAATATTGTATTCGTATTTAGCAGCAAGCACTTTAGGCACCAAAAAATAAGGAAAGGTTTCATGGAGCTTGATCAAGGCCCTGAAATCTTCTTTATCTAAAGAGTTTCCTTTATGGATGATCTCAAGCAATTGCTTCGCGTTCACTGGATTTTAGTTTGATTAGAATCTCTAATTTAATGAAAATATGTATTTCCACTTATTAGTTGGAAAGGAAATTTCTTTTTTGTCCCATAAATTAAAACGGGACAGTTTACAAGGAATATTCTTAAAATGAGTATTCCTGATGAGTTTTTTCAAATTTAGAAATATGAATTATATATATCCCTTTTTGTTTTTAAATTTTTACCTTTTGAGTGATGATTTTACCAGTTGGCCACTGTAGAGGTGAAGATGTCTTGGATGATTGCTTCAAATATTTCATCAATCAAATCAGATTCCACTTCCAAAAGAGAGGTTGTCCTTGGGTCATAGTCTTGGTAAAAACTAAAGCTCCTTTCCATATTTTCCTCCTCATTGGTGAGGTTAATGTAGTTGACATCCACCGCTATGGTAAGCCTCATTTGCCCGGCTCTATCAGGTAAATTAGGATCTGTGCTGGTAACAGTAGCCTGGGGGGTGTTGGTATACCGGGAAATAGCTCCTTCAAACTGCAAGTCTCCATTGTTTTGCACTAATTCCAGTTGGGTATTCCTTTGGAAATAATCTTTTAGAGATTCCGTGAAATTTTGTCCCATATTGGCAGGACCTCCTCCGGAATCGTTAAAAAAGTTGGCCACTGAAAAGGAATTGGTGACATTGTAATCAATGGTAGTCCCGGTAAAACTGTATTCTACCTTGCAACCAGAAAACAATAGCGGACTGAGCAGCCCCAATAAAATGAGCAGTTTTTTACTCATTGATGTCATATTGTTTGATTTTACGGTATAAAGTCCGCTCCGAGATTCCCAAATCCTGGGCGGCATATTTTCGCTTATTGTTGTGTTTTCTTAAGGCTTTGATGATCAATTCCTTTTCTTTCTTTTCGATCGAAAGGGAATTATCGTCTTCCTCATGGATAATGTCCTCAATGCCCTCGTCATCATAATCCTCAGAGGCCTGGTTGGAATTGGAAGAAGATGAACCTGATTCCAAAACAATAGGCATGGATGAAGAGGGTTTGGAAGAATCTTCATCAAATGAAACTGATGAATCCATATCCTCAAAGAGGGAATGGTGTTTTTTAATGATATTCTGACTGAGACCGCCAGACTGGTAGGTGTCAAGTACAAGTTTTTTGAGGTCAGTCATGTCCTTTTTCATATCAAAAAGGACTTTGTATAATATTTCCCTTTCGGAAAAATCCCTTGAGCCTTCTCCTGACCCCTGGGGTTTATAAGGTGCCGGCAAACTGGAGGATTCTTCGGAAGGAAGATATTTGGCCAAAGTAATTGCATCAACCTCCCTGTTTTCTTCCAATAACGATATTTGCTCAGCTAAATTTTTTAACTGCCGGATATTTCCCCTGAATGAAAATTTCAAAAGGAGATTTTTGGCTTCATTATCCAGGGTTATGGGCTTTACGTTGTATTTTTCTGAAAAATCAGAGGTGAACTTCCGGAATAATAGGATAATATCCTCTCCCCGTTCCCGAAGAGGAGGGACGAAAATCGGAACGGTGTTAAGGCGGTAATACAGGTCTTCTCTAAACTTTCCCTTTTCGACAGCATTTAGCAGGTTGATATTGGTTGCAGTGATTACCCTAACATCAGTTTTTAGGACTTTTGAGGAACCTACTTTGATAAATTCCCCATTTTCCAAAACCCTTAAAAGCCTGGCCTGGGTACCCAAGGGCATCTCTCCAATCTCATCAAGGAAAATGGAACCATTATCGGTAACCTCAAAATAGCCTTTTCTTGCTTCATGTGCACCTGTAAATGAGCCTTTTTCATGTCCAAAAAGTTCAGAATCTATGGTTCCTTCCGGTATGGCTCCACAGTTGATGGCAATGAATTTGCCATGTTTCCGCGTGCTGAGGGAATGTATAATCTTGGAAAAGGATTCCTTGCCACTACCACTTTCTCCGGTGATGAGGACGGTCATTTCCGTAGGGGCTGCCTGCATGGCTACCCTGATGGCATGGTTAAGCAAAGGACTATTTCCAATAATGCCAAAACGTTGTTTTACTGCTAAAACT includes the following:
- a CDS encoding sigma-54 interaction domain-containing protein, whose product is MITDSEVLAVKQRFGIIGNSPLLNHAIRVAMQAAPTEMTVLITGESGSGKESFSKIIHSLSTRKHGKFIAINCGAIPEGTIDSELFGHEKGSFTGAHEARKGYFEVTDNGSIFLDEIGEMPLGTQARLLRVLENGEFIKVGSSKVLKTDVRVITATNINLLNAVEKGKFREDLYYRLNTVPIFVPPLRERGEDIILLFRKFTSDFSEKYNVKPITLDNEAKNLLLKFSFRGNIRQLKNLAEQISLLEENREVDAITLAKYLPSEESSSLPAPYKPQGSGEGSRDFSEREILYKVLFDMKKDMTDLKKLVLDTYQSGGLSQNIIKKHHSLFEDMDSSVSFDEDSSKPSSSMPIVLESGSSSSNSNQASEDYDDEGIEDIIHEEDDNSLSIEKKEKELIIKALRKHNNKRKYAAQDLGISERTLYRKIKQYDINE
- the secG gene encoding preprotein translocase subunit SecG produces the protein MFTVLISVIIILAVLLILVILGQNSKGGVGAAFGGSASQIMGVTKTGNILEKATWVLAIAILVLSLGTSAFKGTNVSEEFVSPNVESARDQMITPAFDDNESILPAEEEENQDISPADTASGQ
- the lptE gene encoding LptE family protein; translation: MSKKLLILLGLLSPLLFSGCKVEYSFTGTTIDYNVTNSFSVANFFNDSGGGPANMGQNFTESLKDYFQRNTQLELVQNNGDLQFEGAISRYTNTPQATVTSTDPNLPDRAGQMRLTIAVDVNYINLTNEEENMERSFSFYQDYDPRTTSLLEVESDLIDEIFEAIIQDIFTSTVANW
- a CDS encoding co-chaperone GroES; translation: MSQVNIKPLADRVLVEPAAAEEKTASGLYIPDTAKEKPQKGTVVAVGNGKKDEPLTVKVGDTVLYGKYAGTELSVEGNDYLIMRESDIFAVL
- a CDS encoding sterol desaturase family protein, with product MFDNYVSLEDIGAMDWPNVILWAAPVMFALVFLEWGVSIYQNKDTYDRKDFLAAASIGLINVGISALIKVALFSAVLFFWNLVPWKIPPAWWSFLPCFVAIDFARYWAHRVAHEQRFWWATHVTHHNSKKYNFSVSFRLSWTQHIKFIFFVPVVMIGFDPFVFFICHQIAVLYQFWIHTEYIKKLPAPIEYIFTTPSHHRVHHASDEHYLDKNYGSTFIIWDRIFGTFMAEQERPNYGITKPVKSYNPVYLVFHEWYDIVSDMKLAKNNKERFRILFGKPGDDVIKKGMDREITEKKGNEFSTTNEDLDNGDLNNSKKAEPVLVEK
- the groL gene encoding chaperonin GroEL (60 kDa chaperone family; promotes refolding of misfolded polypeptides especially under stressful conditions; forms two stacked rings of heptamers to form a barrel-shaped 14mer; ends can be capped by GroES; misfolded proteins enter the barrel where they are refolded when GroES binds), whose translation is MAKELFFDTDARDRLKKGVDALADAVKVTLGPKGRNVIIDKKFGAPTITKDGVSVAKEIELEEPIENMGAQLVKEVASKTADNAGDGTTTATVLAQSIFNVGIKNVAAGANPMDLKRGIDKAVAKVVAELKSNSNPISTSKEIAQVGTISANNDEEIGKMIADAMEKVGKDGVITVEEAKGTETEVKTVEGMQFDRGYLSPYFTTNTEKMEAELENPYILIYDKKISAMKELLPVLEPVAQSGKPLLIIAEDVDGEALATLVVNKIRGALKVAAVKAPGFGDRRKAMLEDIAILTGGTVISEERGYKLENASIEYLGTADKVNIDKDNTTIVKGAGEKSAIEARIAEIKAQIDKSTSDYDKEKLQERLAKLSGGVAILYIGAATEVEMKEKKDRVDDALHATRAAVQEGVVVGGGVAFIRALVSLDNLKGENEDQDTGINIVKQALESPLRTIVSNAGAEGSVVINKIRENEGNFGYNARTDVFEDLFQAGVIDPTKVTRLALENAASIASLLLTTECVVADIKEEGGASVPPMGGGGMGGMM